DNA sequence from the Liolophura sinensis isolate JHLJ2023 chromosome 1, CUHK_Ljap_v2, whole genome shotgun sequence genome:
ATTGTTGAATATGCAGCCCTGGCAAATTCCTGGCTGTACTTTACCACACTGCCTGAGGAATGCTGTCTATAAAACATCCACTGGGCCCAGTATGAAATTGTCCTCTTCAGATTTCCAGGAGACGACTGCTGCACGTTGATCAAACCCGTGGGCAGCGGCGTACCCGGCTTAAAGTACCCTTTGGCAGTCAAATATCTCCAAAATCTTAGAATTAAATTGGAGAGACTTAGGCAATTGGATAGGTTGTCATACTCGTCTACGAACTGAGAAGCTCGCCTGACTATGTCCTCGATAACTGAGCTGTTTTCGTCCGAGCTCGTGTTGAACTCTATGAAACGCGACAAGTTGAACGCCTGCAGGATGTCTCGAGTGTCAGACAGCATGGATTCCGTCTTGCCGATGTAATCATATGGATAATAGCATGGATCGCACAACCTGTAGACAGGCGTCCAATGGTGATCTCCGCTCGCCAAAGGGCCACCAGGAATCTGGCTTAGCACAAAGAAATTGATGAACTCCTCGAAGGTTATGTCTTGTCCACACTGTTCCTCAGTCTTCTCGTCCTGTGGACGGAGCCTGTTCGCGATCATGGTCCCATAGCGCTGCCAGTAATACAAGTTAGGACGGACAAACTTGTCCATATACGCGGAGAGAAGCCGCATATATGGGTCCCGAACAAATAACATTAGATGACCAGAATTCAGCACACTATTTTGTTGATCTTGGTTCATCTGGTTAAACCTTAAGAATTGTCTGTCATGAATGTGACTTTCTAGGACCACTTTAGATGGGGAGCTGGAATCTGATGAATTGTTTGCTAGTATCGCAAACACGCCTTTCCAAAACGTTGAACCTGCTTTGGGTACTTCACAGTACAGAAGTTTCCGATTCTCGTCTACGACTAAATTTCGAGCCACGGGTACCCGGGAACCTTTGAATTCATTCCGGCGACAAAACGCTTTCAGACGTTGCCGTCGGTCAAGAAAACGTGATAACACCTCAGTCTGAAGtacaaaacaaatatgaacTGACAGATGACGCAACCCAGTCAGCATCAAATGCTGTTTTTGTAATACCACTGGAAGATAGTGAGTAATAAAGTATTAGTGTAACTTCGAAGAGAGTCACGGTAAATTAGTAAACAAAGTAAGTTTTAGTAAATCCACATGAATTCTGAAATACATTTAAGCTACCGTCAAGAAGTATAGATTTAACAGAATGAAAGCCGTGTCTTTCTTCGGAGTTACACTTTTACTCCAGTGCTTGACACTTAATCAGTGGAACCAACAGCTTGGACTACATAAGAAATATTTACCTGGAGATAAATCTATTAACTGATATGTAGGAATAAAAGTGAATAAAACATACTTTCTGGCTGTAAACACATTTGAAAACTTGAACTTCTGAGACATTTAGATACATCACAATATGAgtgtacaatgaaaaaaattttcattgatgaggcctatatatatatatacaacaaactTAAAAAAGAGTTAACAAATGCATATATTACAACTAAAATGTATGACGATGTATTAGTAGAAGGTAAAACTGCATGATTTTCTAAAAGGAAATCTAAATAGCTTTGTTAAGTATCCATTTATAGTGCTTTCTCTCTGTGAAACAGTTTATTTTAAGCTTTAAAAGTTTCTCAACGAACAAAGTTGGGTATGTGTTTCTGATATAAGTGTATTTGAAcgtcatgtacatattttgaaGACATTATCCTTATTATAATACATTTGCTAGTCCATTTGCCCTATGTGTATGTAAAACACTTACATTGTGCCGCGCATGCGTGTCGTCATCACCTGTACAAAGACAAAGACGATATACATGCAATGTATACTTCTCGTCATTGTTTTATAAACTAatctaacaaaacaaaaagcactGTCATAAAGGCTTTCATGAGAAATCTTATTCGAAAACACTATATGTGCATCTGCAGGTGTACCTGGATGCTTGTATTACCATATTTGTTTAGTATGATTTTGTCTGTGCTAGTGCGTGTATGTGACGGCACCATTTTAATAGTATCAAACAAATACTATATATTTCTTCACCGCTCTTTAATGCTCCATAAATTTCACGATGGCGTTTCAAAACAGTAATTTACATTATCAGCTTACATAATATGAAATGAGGTGAATTCGGAATGACGTATGGTGCAAGCTAGGAAGCTTTGATTTGTAAGCTCTGTTAATATATTGCAAAGAAATGGTTCAATTGTAAGCTGGTTACAACGCCGTCAGTCAGCTAATGCCGGATGTGCAAATAAATGGTTGTATATGGAAGGATCTGCAAAACTAAGCCTGTTTGATTATATCGTTGACAGATGGAGCTTCAATTGTAAGCCGGTTACATCGCCGTTGGCCAGCTAATGCCGGATGTGCAAATAAATGGTTGTATATGGAAGGATCTGCAAAACTAAGCCTGTTTGATTATATCGTTGACAGATGGAGCTTCAATTGTAAGCCGGTTACATCGCCGTTGGCCAGCTAATGCGGATGTGCAATTAAATGGTTGTATGGAAGGGTATGCAAAACTAAGCCAATTGTTTAATTATACCGTTGATAGATGAAGTTTCAACTGTAAGCCAGTTACATCGCCGTTGATCAGCTAATGCCGGATGTGTAAATAAATGGTTGTATGGAAGGGTCTGCAAAACTAAGCCAATTGTTTTATTGTACTCTTGGCAAATGCAGCCAGAGGTATTTTACCCAAGAAACGAAACTGGCAAGCTTTACACTATTGCTCTCACCACCTGTCTCTGCCTCTTAAAATTGCATCATGTGTGATGTGAAAGAAATGGTTGAAAGTTCAGCAGGGTGAGCTGATGAATAATGTACCTTTTTCCGCCCATTAACGGCGAgtcgggtccaagctgaaccGATCAGTTGTAACACATGAGCACTCCGTCACAAGTTTGTGCACAAAACGTTAGCACAATGAACATTAGGCTACACAGCTTTAGTaaaatttacttcagtcaggaAAAGTTCCCCATTGAAAGAAGAAATTCACTGATTGAGATAAAAGGATGGCAGGCAACAGCAAGAGATACACTTGATGACTCGCATGCTTCGTTGAAGCGCTTGGTGGTTTGATTCACGTCTACATTGTAGCTCATCTAGCCAAGATGGCACACATTCACAGTGCTGATAGTTCATTACGCTTCGCTGCTGGTTCATTTCCTTAACTGCACTGAATACGGCAGCTTTATCGACCTAGTTATTGGAGGTTACATTTATTGCTTAGCGAACCACTCCCTTTTATACAATCGCTCATCTCCTTATCCGGAGTTCTAGTTGGTCGTTGACTTTTGTTATTCGATCAAACCGTGCCCAAatatagtgttaaaatacaagacttctttatatttcattttggacTCTTAGCAAATCTGAGACTTTTCAGGAGCACGGTTTATTGTAACGTTTATTGTAACACCAAAACTTTGAATTTCAATGTAATTACGAGTTTATGAATTTCAATGTAATTAcgagtttatatatatatatatatatatatatcgatgtGGTGGCTTTTTGGAGCTTAGATTCTGGAGTAGCAAAAGTCGTTGTGTTGGCTTTTAGCGATAGCATGGTATTTCTGGGAACCTACCTATTTCTTCCTCTGTGACTTCCGGTGTGCGTGAGGAAGGCTTCTGCTTACCTGTACAAACTGTCATGATCAATAAGTTGCTCAATTGAAGAGTTCATTCGATGCCATCATCCAGCTACACATCAGGTCTGAATAGTACATTCGAACTTTTTGTGGCAATGCCAGAATGTTGCATGCAGAAGAAAACCTCTTTGTACGACATTGGTGGAATcaacagtatattaaaaaaaatttcctgaGATATGTTTTGATAAGGGATATATTTCGTTTTGGTGGCGATAGAATGCATCGTATTTGATAGCTATGAGACTGGTTGGATATGTTCCCAGGTTAGTTTCCACATTAGTCGCTCTAAATctttacattcactaacctgtaACTATGGTGAACCCGGCTGCTTTTCAGAATTAAGTTCATCTCCTTTTTTCACAATAGTTAATTATATTTCCTTTTGTTCATCATTAACACAGAAATTAGAGTTCAAAttcccaaacaatttgtcaatcgcCCTTTAGATGGTGCACATCTCACTGATTTCAATAAAATCATTTcacgagtttatctttttccggaCGATGCCGAGTGCGGCTGACACAAATTGAAAATGGGGGTAAGCGAACTTCAGCTTTCTGCCAATGTAACAGGTGCATTTGTGCTAACTGAGACATTATGATCTTTAACACGAAAAGCTAGGTGATAAGAAGTTAAAATTACGAAGGATTACAGGAAACATTTTGTGTAGCGTAcatctttgacatgttgaggacagaaCACGTGCGGAAAGGCCGAATTCCAGGTTAATAAATGAAAGCGTacaaatctgtatttctgaaagataagctgggaagaatgaaacagatctcagatctaggcATCTGGTTGAAATTATCTTATTCTTTCAGTTGGTATCTACCACTGGCTTGTGGTCTATTGGGGCTCACGATGGGACGATGAGTGCTGCTCTAAAAATTATGCATGCGAAATTCAATGCGTGGAGTGTGCTGATGGCTAGCTTGCTCATTGTACGATTCGGTCAAGAAAGTTCTCACTCTAAATGAATTGAATAGAAACATGTTCTGGAACAGCACACCATCAAGCATAGAATGTTCCAAATACAGAAAGTCCAATTATAGCTAACTCTTATCGTTAATTTGAAACACCAAATGAACGGCATACAAAAGGATACCTTTTCCCATGAAGAGGCCATTGTCTCGAAAGATATTAAGCCCACGCTTCCGGTTTGCCAACAAATCACCACCGCAAATGTAGGAATGGGCAATACACCCATTTTTTTCGtctatatatttaataattgATTGATGAAATTGAGTCTTTGTTCTTTGACTCAGACATGAGCATTGATTTCTTTGAGCATAGGGTATATACATTAAATATCTATTTAAATTAAAGGAAATCTCAGAAAGCCTTACCTGAGAAATTCATTGACTGAAGTTTATCCAAGAAGTAGGCGACGTAAGCGACTATAAGCATGAAAGAAGTGATGCGAACAGCAGCATTCAGTGTACATCTCATGATTAGGCAGGTGAACGCTTTATCCTGGTtagggaaaacaaaacaatgatttCTTTCACAAAGCATAATTAAAGAAGTCAGTCAAGGCCATAACCTGTATCAACAGCCTTAGAATATCTTGGGTAAAAGGTTTGATCTCTGATGAGAGAACGTGGATGAACATTATTAATCAGTACTTGCCAGAAACACCTGACATATGGCAAATAGGACATGATTACCTTACGAAAATTATACAAGAAATTCAAAACCCCTTTTGGAAAGATACACTTGAAGCCTCTGGAACTCTGACAAATAAAATCGCACCAACAACACTGTCAGATATTTTAGACCAACCGATATGGTATAATACTCACctgaaaaagtttttatttataagGAACTGGTACGCAAAAGGCGTGAAATATATAAAAGATATGATAGATACTGGAAGAGCAAAAGTTTTTACTTTTAAGAAACGTGAAGCAAATTATAACATAACCGGTACGTATTTGGTCCTAGAGCGAGTAATCAAATCAATACCAAACGAATGGAAAGATAAGACTCAACCTTCAACTATTAGTTCCCAGCTCTACCGTCCCTCTTTTAGCGTCGAAAAAAGAatactgataaaacaaaaaacaggatgTCGACAATATTTTTCGAAAAACTTAAGAAGATAAACCTAACTCAAGAATTACAGTCTGTAAACAAATGGGAAATGATTCTGCATCCAGAAGACATTGGAAATATCCCGATATTTTCACGAGAGTTCTTTCTTGTACTAACAGCGGAAAAAAAATTGAGGAATTTCCAATACAGACTTCCCCACTGCATCATTTGTACAAACTCGCATCTTTCACGAATAGGAAAGAAAGATTCTGATACCTGTAGTTGTTGCAGGACGGGAAGAAAAAATtgagcatgtatttattttctgtcacaAACTACAAACTTGGTTAGACAATACGACAGGACtacctaaaaattaaaaaattcataaaaaatagCAGGATAGTGCCGAtatgaatatttaataaattttattatacCAATTGCAAAGAAATACGTTTGTAATAATAAATTGGGAAATCCTAgactaaatataaataattgtcTTCAGAAACGATAtattatgcaaaaaaaattagcaaCTATGAACGACAGTTATaacatatttgataaaaaatggTCAGCCGTTAGAGATCATCTTAACTAATTAATTATACCAATGTGGAGAAAATTTGTTAACTCCCAGTCCTATGTCGATGTTTGGTCtgcaatatatgtatgtaggtatttatgtatgtatgtgtgtgtatgtatacatgttcatgctATGTGTAAATCTGTATGCCTGCAGgcatatgatgtataaatgttacatgtttttTGACTTCACTTTTGATTCATTTCTTTCTGGCTGATGTTCATGAACTGTGAGGcgtttgagaatgaagtagtttttttacttaaaaaagATACAGTTATGAAATCACAACATGCGGACTTCCAAATACAAGTTTTCAACTCTTAGTTACAATCAATCATAAAATAATATCACGCAGCTAACACAAAATGTTACCTCTCATTCAACCAGTCACAGAATCACAACAGTCGGAAACATTATCACAAAGTCTTTACTATCAGTTAACCAGTCAGAGAATCACAGCAGTCGAATACGCAATCGCAAAGTCATAACCGTCTGTTAACCAGTCACAGAATCACAGCAGTCGGAAACACAATCGCAAAATCATGACTATCTGTTAACCAGTCACAGAATCACGGCAGTCGCATACACAATCACAAAGTCTCAACTGTCAGTAAACCAGTCACAGAATCACAACAGTCGGAAACACAATCCCAAAATCTTAACTCTCAGTTAACCAGTCACAGAATCACAGCGGTCCGAAAtacaatgacaaaatatttaCTCTCGGTCAACCAGACACAGAATCATAACAACTGGACACACAGTCGCAAAGCCTTAACTCTCAGTTAACCAGTCACAGAATCACAACTGTCGGACAAACAATCACAAAGTCTTTTTTCTCAGTCAATCAGTCACAGAAACACAAAGTCTTAACCAGTCCCGTGATCATAGCACACGGGCGGACAATGACACTGAACACTAACAAAACTGATCTCTGCTTTTCCTCGAGAAAAACCTGATTGAGGTGTGAGCTTAATCTGCGGTATTGCTGCTGATTGCAATATGCATGGCTTCAGACAGGATGTACGTACCGATGACTTCAGGAGATGCGGGAACTAAGACTTCAGATGCCCGCAATCTTTGCTAAATGCTCAAAGATTGAGGAACTGGTCTCGAGACCTTGACACTGGTCGTCAGATGAACGAGAGGTTTTGTATGTGTATTCCCACCCAAGTCCGGTGTTGTTCCGATTCCTGAATACACGCTGACTGTGAAAGCTTTACATATCAATTCTGAACATCGTTTCATGTTTGTGCCGCTAACAAGCGTCGCCTTCgctaaataatgtaaataatcaGCGGTGTATAGCTCTCTGTATATACGTAcgtatgtgtttgtatgtgtgtgtgtaaatacagTCAATCTGAAGTCCGAACTTTATTAAGATAACAACCCATCCAATTGTTCCGACTATCAGAAATACCTGACCTGCACATTTCGGGGTCAAATTTGTATGATTGATAACTGAGTGCACTGTACAAAACGTCTGTAGATGTACACAAAGACAGAGAGGAGTACTGAAAATACtttacaaacacaaacagtgaAATTCTGCACAAATACAAGTGCCCGCTGCAGATTTACAGTACTGGCTTACCGTCGAATTAAGTGCCCTCATTTTAGTTGATCCTTTACATCAGGTTGGTGTATTTCATTtggttatttgattgctgtttgatACCTTTACggcatcttttttttcttgaatgaTAGGATTGTGTATTTCTACAGCATCGTGTAATTGAAACTCAGTAATTGCTTGTAAAGTTACAGTAAGAAGAGAGCTGGTTGTCTACAGGTAAATCgggttgtttttttctgaagttgGGATTCAGCAATGACATTTGCACCCAAGAAAGGGTCAGTTTTACTTACCTTACAAGGGAGATAAACCGAATATGATGTCACCATACGGAACACTCTGTGTCACCCTGACATCGTCCTTCAACACTAGCAGTGTatatttacagagaaaaatCATCTCTCATAGTATTTTTTATGTTGTCCCTCAGCACTACAGGAAAcaacttgaaaaatattttaaacataagGTTGATCGACCGTTTGTTATTAGACGGTCGAAAATATATCGTGTGTTATCAAGCAATTAATAAAGTCACGTGATAACCAAAAAGAAATTGATAGTTATTTcagagaaataaaacaaataaacaaataaaagtagAAGAAGAAACCTGGTGCTCTTTCCATGAAAAAGATGTGTAATTCTTTTTTACTGAGTTTAAttgccgttctcaagaacatttctcgCATACGTAAATGTATGATGTCTGTGAGGTTTATGGGTGTGCAGTGTGACCGCATTACCACCGCCGTGTGCACTCGCGCTTGAAGATGATGCCGACAAGGCTCGTATTGATCACGCAATattagacttaagtcataaaatgCAAGTCCCTAAATGGCCAAACAAGGAAGAACTAAAATTGTGCTTAATACAATGTTccgcagtaaagaatcagtggtAATCATGAAATAAACGCGCCAGGTGAATGAGCCAGTACCACATGTGGAAATGAGTTCTCTTGTACCGCTGTGTGGTGGATTGTCTGCCACAGCCAAAACTGACAGCATATACAGTTGTGTGGGCGGTCAGAAAAATGAGCACAAGTGACATATAGATAAAGATAGagattatgtatttatttattgattattaatTGATTTACGCCATATTCGAGATatcactaatttatttatttatttcttgtttaacgccatactcaagaattttacacttttgcGATGTGATAAACACCCgacatttggtaagttactgatgaacattCCCACCGTACCGATGTGTTGGATATTGCACAGCATATTGGTCAAAGACAATTTTTCAACGATCGCTATGTTCCGCAACCGGCCACACGAGCACTGAGTTCCGATTATTAACATCAAAATCCCTTCAACCATTTAGAGCGGTATCGATTATTTAACTCTGACAGATTTTTAAATCAATAAAGCATTTACACTGATTGCAAAACAAGAAGCGCATTTTTAACGTTTCTTGTTGTGGGAcgactgtgtatgtatgtagaagTGACCTTGAGTACTATATCAGGACATTCACATCCACTCTAGCCAAGGCTTGATACCTCTATGGATtgttgtatctacatgtatctcaattgGCTGACGAAGATGAGATGTTCAAACAATGGTTTTAATTGTCTTCTTTCTTGAGTCATCACGTGGTCAACCAGGACGAAAGTAGTTTCCTGTCTCTTTGTTCCAAATTATGCATCGCGTTGATAATTACGTCACGACATTGCTTGTTCTCATCGAAGGGTAATATTGCTACGAAGTGTCCTTATTACGCAAGCATGCACACTCTCAGAATGGGATGTCTTTGTTTGCTTAGTAATCGTCAATCAATAAACCAATTAGTCCTCAGAAAGCCTTTAAACTGTACCGCTGAAAttgttgctggacacgtgatcgATTACGTGGTCTGCGATGATCATGCTGGCTGGAGCAAAACGACACCCAGGGTCACGATGTTGTCTCAGTCACATTTAGTCTTAATTTGTGGTATTGTCCCTAAACTCAGATTTGAACTTAATTTTCACTAagttctgttttctttaaagactggtttttttttcaagctaaAGTCTAACAGGTTCGTGATCCTGGAACCAGGCATATACGTGAAGTCTTAATCTGGTCTGCGTCAAAATGGTTTTGTAGCCAATTCGAACTTTTTGTATTAAAAGGTCATGATTTATGTTTCAGATAGGTGTTAAAAACAATGGATGTCCTTGGATATTTTATCGAACCAGCATTGACCTTTATATAGGTAAATAATTAAGCTACTAGTAGCACAATAGCGCATGACGTTTGCCATCCCACAAATTTTAACTAAGCTCCGTTAGACTCATGCATACAGGGGGAAGTCGTTTCAGCGTATCTTGTAATGGATTTAACATTTGGTGACAATTAGGCTACAGTGTTATTAAAGTAGTCGCTAAGGGTAACTCTGATTCAAGTAGCGCAGCCACGAGATTTAGCAGGATAGTTTGCATCGTCTGTGCGCAGATGATTTTATTTTAGTCTGCTCCCCAAGCTCCCAGACATCTGCACATTGCGCCACACATAAGCAAGGCACAGTATCAGACTAAAATGAACTCTTTTGCAGTAGTTGTGCAAAAAAAGGGCGTGTACAAGGCAGAAAAAGGTAGCTTTTCGTTGGTTTTTTTCTTAGAGTTGTACCCAGATGCAGTGCTACAGTGCATATACTACTGAAAGTTGCGGATGAAACCGTCGCTTTTATATGGAAGGCGGATGGGGTCATTCGTGTTTTCTTACTTTCGACCTTATAAATAAAAGGTCGAAAACGCGAAAACACGAAAGAGCAAAGCGCGAAAACACGAAAGGTCGAAACCCGAAAATGCGAGACTAAAGCCCGAAATCGCTCTTTCGCGTTTTCGACCTTTTCAAAAAAGCGAAAGAGCGAAGTTAACTTCGCATTTCCGACATGGAAAACGCCGAAAACCGAGGTGAAAACCCGAAAGTTGAGCCAACTTTGCACTTTCGTGTTTTCGCCTCGTGTTTTGTGGCTTTTGCCTCGCACTTTCGGTTTTTTTACCCTCGCTCTTTCGCGTTTTCGAGCTTTGCCTTACGCGTTTTTGCGttttccatctttttttttttaaaggtcgAAAGCAAGAAAACGTTTAACCGTTACCGGCTTCCATATTTTACTTGAAGAAATTGCGcgctacatacatatatactttttcGGGAATACGTCACATTTTTCTCGTTTTGCACTGTAAGTCTCCGGGCTGCTGACCCATACATATCACAACGCATGGGaaatttttacagaaattttgaacaacaCCAAGGTCAATGGGGGTCACCATGACAAGGCAGAAagtaatgtcagaaaacacaaaaactgtattaaatttccattaatatttaataagaaTGCATTTTCTTCATCTAAGGAAATGCATAACATGATCATGGCAACTAGATACAATTTAAGACATCAGCATCGAAACTAGGCCTATACAAGCCTGCCTAGGTGCAGGTTCCAGTTAAGGTCAAGTTTATCTATTGGTGGCATTCACGTATCGTAACTATACTGTTAAGGAGGTAAACTTCAAAGTGTCCCAAAACATGGCGGTCAATTACAGCAGAGGTTCGTATGGG
Encoded proteins:
- the LOC135476799 gene encoding carbohydrate sulfotransferase 11-like; the protein is MTVCTGKQKPSSRTPEVTEEEIGDDDTHARHNTEVLSRFLDRRQRLKAFCRRNEFKGSRVPVARNLVVDENRKLLYCEVPKAGSTFWKGVFAILANNSSDSSSPSKVVLESHIHDRQFLRFNQMNQDQQNSVLNSGHLMLFVRDPYMRLLSAYMDKFVRPNLYYWQRYGTMIANRLRPQDEKTEEQCGQDITFEEFINFFVLSQIPGGPLASGDHHWTPVYRLCDPCYYPYDYIGKTESMLSDTRDILQAFNLSRFIEFNTSSDENSSVIEDIVRRASQFVDEYDNLSNCLSLSNLILRFWRYLTAKGYFKPGTPLPTGLINVQQSSPGNLKRTISYWAQWMFYRQHSSGSVVKYSQEFARAAYSTIPSGQLNKLKTAVREDCILFGYDLEPDFVFPSDGT